One genomic window of Paramormyrops kingsleyae isolate MSU_618 unplaced genomic scaffold, PKINGS_0.4 ups86, whole genome shotgun sequence includes the following:
- the LOC140586911 gene encoding uncharacterized protein isoform X3 has translation MEVSSAERIEPGDSEQDEEEDVYEVEKIIDMRTEKGEVLYRVRWKNYTSDDDTWEPESHLEDCREVLLAYRRRLAEVKKEAPGKLPMKSDLFDADSESEGGRSKRDESPPKKKKKKKKSKADAEDVTIEKKKKRRKEKERWKPLPGPESDGNESEVVENEPVLPSAPLKRTVQTKKRPLVSDEDDEEEEITGASKRQTKDKAKDGGKGKKEVRAEIKKKKSRRKDEQNVPRVEDEEEAALAVRAEEDLNSEAPSESASMQTDDTTATESCEPPEGPPRSGEEVKAKQKKNKPASLKLQGIKDLIQEKKNKKVQQQVSPHEATPPLRESSHQKLKNLMNSRGMAKVKRSVDDDHGLPSSDSSDATISIQRRGKAKVQEGMAQKTSSSAASFAKAKEPDEQRQDGAGMGFSSALASKKQKESMEKEQLGSTNLFEKFLLNFEAKDRVLRRQTVHVLNSSTETRGEHKMKAAKAEKRIRPVKEVVQNRLELEKAHKEFKGPEGSQPTNSPAEAEDRPSRLDHSPEGKEAAESAKDQVKGRPEGPTEKKDEKHDEVPGRIRTTTTPEDVWERKGRLEEVRSDRLEKKVPAASPEPAEELLAPAAGRWKEKKRKQEDGEPRLYIACDDSRETREPTLNTGKLGGGYTHSCPGRNSSQTFTVNQGWTLELVT, from the exons ACTACACCTCGGACGATGATACCTGGGAGCCAGAGTCTCACCTGGAGGATTGCCGAGAGGTGCTCCTCGCCTACCGGAGGAGGCTGGCCGAGGTCAAGAAGGAGGCCCCTGGA AAGCTGCCGATGAAGAGTGACCTGTTTGATGCAGACTCGGAGAGTGAGGGTGGCAGGAGTAAGAGGGATGAATCTCCACccaaaaagaagaagaaaaagaagaagtcAAAAGCAGATGCCGAGGATGTGACCatagagaagaagaagaagcggcGGAAGGAGAAGGAGCGCTGGAAGCCGCTGCCGGGACCCGAGTCCGACGGCAACGAGTCGGAGGTGGTGGAGAATGAACCAGTTCTACCTTCAGCACCATTAAAAAGGACTGTCCAAACCAAGAAGAGGCCTCTTGTGtctgatgaagatgatgaagaggaagagaTCACTGGTGCATCAAAACGGCAGACAAAAGACAAGGCCAAAGATGGAGGCAAAGGCAAGAAGGAGGTCCGGGCAGAGATCAAAAAGAAGAAGAGCAGGAGGAAAGATGAGCAGAACGTGCCCCGTGTGGAGGACGAAGAGGAGGCGGCTTTGGCGGTGCGGGCTGAGGAAGACTTGAACAGTGAAGCACCATCTgagtcagccagcatgcagacTGATGATACGACTGCCACAGAGAGCTGTGAGCCCCCTGAAGGACCCCCCAGGTCAGGGGAGGAGGTGAAGGCCaagcaaaaaaagaacaagCCTGCAAGCCTAAAGTTGCAGGGCATCAAGGACCTCATCCAGGAGAAGAAGAACAAGAAGGTGCAGCAACAGGTGTCACCACATGAGGCCACACCTCCACTGAGGGAGTCCAGTCATCAGAAGCTAAAGAACCTGATGAATAGTCGGGGCATGGCGAAGGTGAAGCGGAGCGTGGACGATGACCATGGACTGCCATCTTCCGATTCTAGCGATGCCACTATCTCCATCCAGCGAAGGGGGAAAGCCAAAGTGCAGGAGGGCATGGCTCAGAAGACAAGCTCTTCTGCAGCTAGTTTTGCCAAGGCCAAGGAACCAGATGAGCAGAGGCAAGACGGAGCTGGGATGGGCTTTAGTTCAGCCCTggcttcaaaaaagcagaaggaGAGCATGGAAAAGGAGCAGTTGGGGTCCACCAATCTCTTTGAAAAGTTTCTGTTGAACTTTGAGGCCAAGGACCGGGTGCTCAGGAGACAGACGGTCCACGTGCTGAATTCAAGCACGGAGACACGAGGAGAGCACAAGATGAAG GCTGCAAAGGCAGAGAAGAGAATAAGGCCAGTGAAGGAGGTGGTGCAGAATAGGTTGGAACTAGAGAAAGCCCATAAGGAGTTCAAGGGTCCAGAGG GTTCACAGCCAACAAACAGCCCAGCGGAGGCAGAGGACAGGCCAAGCAGATTAGACCATTCACCAGAGGGCAAGGAGGCAGCTGAGAGTGCAAAGGACCAGGTGAAGGGCAGGCCTGAGGGCCCCACAGAAAAAAAGGACGAGAAGCACGACGAGGTGCCAGGACGGATCAGAACCACCACCACACCGGAGGATGTCTGGGAGAGGAAGGGAAGGTTGGAAGAGGTGAGGAGCGATCGCTTGGAGAAGAAGGTGCCAGCAGCGTCACCAGAACCAGCAGAAGAGTTATTAGCTCCGGCAGCGGGAAGGTGGAAGGAGAAGAAAAGGAAGCAGGAAGATGGCGAGCCACGCCTCTACATCGCCTGCGATGACAGTCGGGAGACACGGGAACCGACCCTGAACACTGGTAAGCTTGGGGGGGGGTATACTCATAGCTGCCCTGGCCGGAACAGCAGTCAGACTTTCACTGTTAACCAGGGATGGACACTCGAGTTGGTGACTTGA
- the LOC140586911 gene encoding uncharacterized protein isoform X2, whose translation MEVSSAERIEPGDSEQDEEEDVYEVEKIIDMRTEKGEVLYRVRWKNYTSDDDTWEPESHLEDCREVLLAYRRRLAEVKKEAPGVEKAQAVGCSAGQSLRLLTDTPQGIVGTHQLQEKEEEVTGPHRGSCRDPLLQLPMKSDLFDADSESEGGRSKRDESPPKKKKKKKKSKADAEDVTIEKKKKRRKEKERWKPLPGPESDGNESEVVENEPVLPSAPLKRTVQTKKRPLVSDEDDEEEEITGASKRQTKDKAKDGGKGKKEVRAEIKKKKSRRKDEQNVPRVEDEEEAALAVRAEEDLNSEAPSESASMQTDDTTATESCEPPEGPPRSGEEVKAKQKKNKPASLKLQGIKDLIQEKKNKKVQQQVSPHEATPPLRESSHQKLKNLMNSRGMAKVKRSVDDDHGLPSSDSSDATISIQRRGKAKVQEGMAQKTSSSAASFAKAKEPDEQRQDGAGMGFSSALASKKQKESMEKEQLGSTNLFEKFLLNFEAKDRVLRRQTVHVLNSSTETRGEHKMKAAKAEKRIRPVKEVVQNRLELEKAHKEFKGPEGSQPTNSPAEAEDRPSRLDHSPEGKEAAESAKDQVKGRPEGPTEKKDEKHDEVPGRIRTTTTPEDVWERKGRLEEVRSDRLEKKVPAASPEPAEELLAPAAGRWKEKKRKQEDGEPRLYIACDDSRETREPTLNTGKLGGGYTHSCPGRNSSQTFTVNQGWTLELVT comes from the exons ACTACACCTCGGACGATGATACCTGGGAGCCAGAGTCTCACCTGGAGGATTGCCGAGAGGTGCTCCTCGCCTACCGGAGGAGGCTGGCCGAGGTCAAGAAGGAGGCCCCTGGA GTGGAGAAAGCACAGGCAGTAGGCTGTAGTGCAGGGCAGAGCCTTCGCCTGCTGACAGACACACCCCAGGGTATTGTGGGAACCCATCAGCTGCAGGAGAAGGAGGAAGAGGTCACAGGCCCACACCGTGGGTCATGCAGGGACCCACTCCTACAG CTGCCGATGAAGAGTGACCTGTTTGATGCAGACTCGGAGAGTGAGGGTGGCAGGAGTAAGAGGGATGAATCTCCACccaaaaagaagaagaaaaagaagaagtcAAAAGCAGATGCCGAGGATGTGACCatagagaagaagaagaagcggcGGAAGGAGAAGGAGCGCTGGAAGCCGCTGCCGGGACCCGAGTCCGACGGCAACGAGTCGGAGGTGGTGGAGAATGAACCAGTTCTACCTTCAGCACCATTAAAAAGGACTGTCCAAACCAAGAAGAGGCCTCTTGTGtctgatgaagatgatgaagaggaagagaTCACTGGTGCATCAAAACGGCAGACAAAAGACAAGGCCAAAGATGGAGGCAAAGGCAAGAAGGAGGTCCGGGCAGAGATCAAAAAGAAGAAGAGCAGGAGGAAAGATGAGCAGAACGTGCCCCGTGTGGAGGACGAAGAGGAGGCGGCTTTGGCGGTGCGGGCTGAGGAAGACTTGAACAGTGAAGCACCATCTgagtcagccagcatgcagacTGATGATACGACTGCCACAGAGAGCTGTGAGCCCCCTGAAGGACCCCCCAGGTCAGGGGAGGAGGTGAAGGCCaagcaaaaaaagaacaagCCTGCAAGCCTAAAGTTGCAGGGCATCAAGGACCTCATCCAGGAGAAGAAGAACAAGAAGGTGCAGCAACAGGTGTCACCACATGAGGCCACACCTCCACTGAGGGAGTCCAGTCATCAGAAGCTAAAGAACCTGATGAATAGTCGGGGCATGGCGAAGGTGAAGCGGAGCGTGGACGATGACCATGGACTGCCATCTTCCGATTCTAGCGATGCCACTATCTCCATCCAGCGAAGGGGGAAAGCCAAAGTGCAGGAGGGCATGGCTCAGAAGACAAGCTCTTCTGCAGCTAGTTTTGCCAAGGCCAAGGAACCAGATGAGCAGAGGCAAGACGGAGCTGGGATGGGCTTTAGTTCAGCCCTggcttcaaaaaagcagaaggaGAGCATGGAAAAGGAGCAGTTGGGGTCCACCAATCTCTTTGAAAAGTTTCTGTTGAACTTTGAGGCCAAGGACCGGGTGCTCAGGAGACAGACGGTCCACGTGCTGAATTCAAGCACGGAGACACGAGGAGAGCACAAGATGAAG GCTGCAAAGGCAGAGAAGAGAATAAGGCCAGTGAAGGAGGTGGTGCAGAATAGGTTGGAACTAGAGAAAGCCCATAAGGAGTTCAAGGGTCCAGAGG GTTCACAGCCAACAAACAGCCCAGCGGAGGCAGAGGACAGGCCAAGCAGATTAGACCATTCACCAGAGGGCAAGGAGGCAGCTGAGAGTGCAAAGGACCAGGTGAAGGGCAGGCCTGAGGGCCCCACAGAAAAAAAGGACGAGAAGCACGACGAGGTGCCAGGACGGATCAGAACCACCACCACACCGGAGGATGTCTGGGAGAGGAAGGGAAGGTTGGAAGAGGTGAGGAGCGATCGCTTGGAGAAGAAGGTGCCAGCAGCGTCACCAGAACCAGCAGAAGAGTTATTAGCTCCGGCAGCGGGAAGGTGGAAGGAGAAGAAAAGGAAGCAGGAAGATGGCGAGCCACGCCTCTACATCGCCTGCGATGACAGTCGGGAGACACGGGAACCGACCCTGAACACTGGTAAGCTTGGGGGGGGGTATACTCATAGCTGCCCTGGCCGGAACAGCAGTCAGACTTTCACTGTTAACCAGGGATGGACACTCGAGTTGGTGACTTGA
- the LOC140586911 gene encoding uncharacterized protein isoform X5, which translates to MCEQNIEFVSLMAAASMNITNELVFPFLFPHDGWTFVDGVMKLPMKSDLFDADSESEGGRSKRDESPPKKKKKKKKSKADAEDVTIEKKKKRRKEKERWKPLPGPESDGNESEVVENEPVLPSAPLKRTVQTKKRPLVSDEDDEEEEITGASKRQTKDKAKDGGKGKKEVRAEIKKKKSRRKDEQNVPRVEDEEEAALAVRAEEDLNSEAPSESASMQTDDTTATESCEPPEGPPRSGEEVKAKQKKNKPASLKLQGIKDLIQEKKNKKVQQQVSPHEATPPLRESSHQKLKNLMNSRGMAKVKRSVDDDHGLPSSDSSDATISIQRRGKAKVQEGMAQKTSSSAASFAKAKEPDEQRQDGAGMGFSSALASKKQKESMEKEQLGSTNLFEKFLLNFEAKDRVLRRQTVHVLNSSTETRGEHKMKAAKAEKRIRPVKEVVQNRLELEKAHKEFKGPEGSQPTNSPAEAEDRPSRLDHSPEGKEAAESAKDQVKGRPEGPTEKKDEKHDEVPGRIRTTTTPEDVWERKGRLEEVRSDRLEKKVPAASPEPAEELLAPAAGRWKEKKRKQEDGEPRLYIACDDSRETREPTLNTGKLGGGYTHSCPGRNSSQTFTVNQGWTLELVT; encoded by the exons ATGTGTGAACAAAACATAGAATTTGTATCTTTGATGGCAGCTGCTTCCATGAATATTACAAATGAGTTGGTCTTCCCTTTTCTCTTCCCACACGATGGTTGGACATTTGTTGATGGGGTCATG AAGCTGCCGATGAAGAGTGACCTGTTTGATGCAGACTCGGAGAGTGAGGGTGGCAGGAGTAAGAGGGATGAATCTCCACccaaaaagaagaagaaaaagaagaagtcAAAAGCAGATGCCGAGGATGTGACCatagagaagaagaagaagcggcGGAAGGAGAAGGAGCGCTGGAAGCCGCTGCCGGGACCCGAGTCCGACGGCAACGAGTCGGAGGTGGTGGAGAATGAACCAGTTCTACCTTCAGCACCATTAAAAAGGACTGTCCAAACCAAGAAGAGGCCTCTTGTGtctgatgaagatgatgaagaggaagagaTCACTGGTGCATCAAAACGGCAGACAAAAGACAAGGCCAAAGATGGAGGCAAAGGCAAGAAGGAGGTCCGGGCAGAGATCAAAAAGAAGAAGAGCAGGAGGAAAGATGAGCAGAACGTGCCCCGTGTGGAGGACGAAGAGGAGGCGGCTTTGGCGGTGCGGGCTGAGGAAGACTTGAACAGTGAAGCACCATCTgagtcagccagcatgcagacTGATGATACGACTGCCACAGAGAGCTGTGAGCCCCCTGAAGGACCCCCCAGGTCAGGGGAGGAGGTGAAGGCCaagcaaaaaaagaacaagCCTGCAAGCCTAAAGTTGCAGGGCATCAAGGACCTCATCCAGGAGAAGAAGAACAAGAAGGTGCAGCAACAGGTGTCACCACATGAGGCCACACCTCCACTGAGGGAGTCCAGTCATCAGAAGCTAAAGAACCTGATGAATAGTCGGGGCATGGCGAAGGTGAAGCGGAGCGTGGACGATGACCATGGACTGCCATCTTCCGATTCTAGCGATGCCACTATCTCCATCCAGCGAAGGGGGAAAGCCAAAGTGCAGGAGGGCATGGCTCAGAAGACAAGCTCTTCTGCAGCTAGTTTTGCCAAGGCCAAGGAACCAGATGAGCAGAGGCAAGACGGAGCTGGGATGGGCTTTAGTTCAGCCCTggcttcaaaaaagcagaaggaGAGCATGGAAAAGGAGCAGTTGGGGTCCACCAATCTCTTTGAAAAGTTTCTGTTGAACTTTGAGGCCAAGGACCGGGTGCTCAGGAGACAGACGGTCCACGTGCTGAATTCAAGCACGGAGACACGAGGAGAGCACAAGATGAAG GCTGCAAAGGCAGAGAAGAGAATAAGGCCAGTGAAGGAGGTGGTGCAGAATAGGTTGGAACTAGAGAAAGCCCATAAGGAGTTCAAGGGTCCAGAGG GTTCACAGCCAACAAACAGCCCAGCGGAGGCAGAGGACAGGCCAAGCAGATTAGACCATTCACCAGAGGGCAAGGAGGCAGCTGAGAGTGCAAAGGACCAGGTGAAGGGCAGGCCTGAGGGCCCCACAGAAAAAAAGGACGAGAAGCACGACGAGGTGCCAGGACGGATCAGAACCACCACCACACCGGAGGATGTCTGGGAGAGGAAGGGAAGGTTGGAAGAGGTGAGGAGCGATCGCTTGGAGAAGAAGGTGCCAGCAGCGTCACCAGAACCAGCAGAAGAGTTATTAGCTCCGGCAGCGGGAAGGTGGAAGGAGAAGAAAAGGAAGCAGGAAGATGGCGAGCCACGCCTCTACATCGCCTGCGATGACAGTCGGGAGACACGGGAACCGACCCTGAACACTGGTAAGCTTGGGGGGGGGTATACTCATAGCTGCCCTGGCCGGAACAGCAGTCAGACTTTCACTGTTAACCAGGGATGGACACTCGAGTTGGTGACTTGA
- the LOC140586911 gene encoding uncharacterized protein isoform X4, whose amino-acid sequence MEVSSAERIEPGDSEQDEEEDVYEVEKIIDMRTEKGEVLYRVRWKNYTSDDDTWEPESHLEDCREVLLAYRRRLAEVKKEAPGLPMKSDLFDADSESEGGRSKRDESPPKKKKKKKKSKADAEDVTIEKKKKRRKEKERWKPLPGPESDGNESEVVENEPVLPSAPLKRTVQTKKRPLVSDEDDEEEEITGASKRQTKDKAKDGGKGKKEVRAEIKKKKSRRKDEQNVPRVEDEEEAALAVRAEEDLNSEAPSESASMQTDDTTATESCEPPEGPPRSGEEVKAKQKKNKPASLKLQGIKDLIQEKKNKKVQQQVSPHEATPPLRESSHQKLKNLMNSRGMAKVKRSVDDDHGLPSSDSSDATISIQRRGKAKVQEGMAQKTSSSAASFAKAKEPDEQRQDGAGMGFSSALASKKQKESMEKEQLGSTNLFEKFLLNFEAKDRVLRRQTVHVLNSSTETRGEHKMKAAKAEKRIRPVKEVVQNRLELEKAHKEFKGPEGSQPTNSPAEAEDRPSRLDHSPEGKEAAESAKDQVKGRPEGPTEKKDEKHDEVPGRIRTTTTPEDVWERKGRLEEVRSDRLEKKVPAASPEPAEELLAPAAGRWKEKKRKQEDGEPRLYIACDDSRETREPTLNTGKLGGGYTHSCPGRNSSQTFTVNQGWTLELVT is encoded by the exons ACTACACCTCGGACGATGATACCTGGGAGCCAGAGTCTCACCTGGAGGATTGCCGAGAGGTGCTCCTCGCCTACCGGAGGAGGCTGGCCGAGGTCAAGAAGGAGGCCCCTGGA CTGCCGATGAAGAGTGACCTGTTTGATGCAGACTCGGAGAGTGAGGGTGGCAGGAGTAAGAGGGATGAATCTCCACccaaaaagaagaagaaaaagaagaagtcAAAAGCAGATGCCGAGGATGTGACCatagagaagaagaagaagcggcGGAAGGAGAAGGAGCGCTGGAAGCCGCTGCCGGGACCCGAGTCCGACGGCAACGAGTCGGAGGTGGTGGAGAATGAACCAGTTCTACCTTCAGCACCATTAAAAAGGACTGTCCAAACCAAGAAGAGGCCTCTTGTGtctgatgaagatgatgaagaggaagagaTCACTGGTGCATCAAAACGGCAGACAAAAGACAAGGCCAAAGATGGAGGCAAAGGCAAGAAGGAGGTCCGGGCAGAGATCAAAAAGAAGAAGAGCAGGAGGAAAGATGAGCAGAACGTGCCCCGTGTGGAGGACGAAGAGGAGGCGGCTTTGGCGGTGCGGGCTGAGGAAGACTTGAACAGTGAAGCACCATCTgagtcagccagcatgcagacTGATGATACGACTGCCACAGAGAGCTGTGAGCCCCCTGAAGGACCCCCCAGGTCAGGGGAGGAGGTGAAGGCCaagcaaaaaaagaacaagCCTGCAAGCCTAAAGTTGCAGGGCATCAAGGACCTCATCCAGGAGAAGAAGAACAAGAAGGTGCAGCAACAGGTGTCACCACATGAGGCCACACCTCCACTGAGGGAGTCCAGTCATCAGAAGCTAAAGAACCTGATGAATAGTCGGGGCATGGCGAAGGTGAAGCGGAGCGTGGACGATGACCATGGACTGCCATCTTCCGATTCTAGCGATGCCACTATCTCCATCCAGCGAAGGGGGAAAGCCAAAGTGCAGGAGGGCATGGCTCAGAAGACAAGCTCTTCTGCAGCTAGTTTTGCCAAGGCCAAGGAACCAGATGAGCAGAGGCAAGACGGAGCTGGGATGGGCTTTAGTTCAGCCCTggcttcaaaaaagcagaaggaGAGCATGGAAAAGGAGCAGTTGGGGTCCACCAATCTCTTTGAAAAGTTTCTGTTGAACTTTGAGGCCAAGGACCGGGTGCTCAGGAGACAGACGGTCCACGTGCTGAATTCAAGCACGGAGACACGAGGAGAGCACAAGATGAAG GCTGCAAAGGCAGAGAAGAGAATAAGGCCAGTGAAGGAGGTGGTGCAGAATAGGTTGGAACTAGAGAAAGCCCATAAGGAGTTCAAGGGTCCAGAGG GTTCACAGCCAACAAACAGCCCAGCGGAGGCAGAGGACAGGCCAAGCAGATTAGACCATTCACCAGAGGGCAAGGAGGCAGCTGAGAGTGCAAAGGACCAGGTGAAGGGCAGGCCTGAGGGCCCCACAGAAAAAAAGGACGAGAAGCACGACGAGGTGCCAGGACGGATCAGAACCACCACCACACCGGAGGATGTCTGGGAGAGGAAGGGAAGGTTGGAAGAGGTGAGGAGCGATCGCTTGGAGAAGAAGGTGCCAGCAGCGTCACCAGAACCAGCAGAAGAGTTATTAGCTCCGGCAGCGGGAAGGTGGAAGGAGAAGAAAAGGAAGCAGGAAGATGGCGAGCCACGCCTCTACATCGCCTGCGATGACAGTCGGGAGACACGGGAACCGACCCTGAACACTGGTAAGCTTGGGGGGGGGTATACTCATAGCTGCCCTGGCCGGAACAGCAGTCAGACTTTCACTGTTAACCAGGGATGGACACTCGAGTTGGTGACTTGA
- the LOC140586911 gene encoding uncharacterized protein isoform X1: protein MEVSSAERIEPGDSEQDEEEDVYEVEKIIDMRTEKGEVLYRVRWKNYTSDDDTWEPESHLEDCREVLLAYRRRLAEVKKEAPGVEKAQAVGCSAGQSLRLLTDTPQGIVGTHQLQEKEEEVTGPHRGSCRDPLLQKLPMKSDLFDADSESEGGRSKRDESPPKKKKKKKKSKADAEDVTIEKKKKRRKEKERWKPLPGPESDGNESEVVENEPVLPSAPLKRTVQTKKRPLVSDEDDEEEEITGASKRQTKDKAKDGGKGKKEVRAEIKKKKSRRKDEQNVPRVEDEEEAALAVRAEEDLNSEAPSESASMQTDDTTATESCEPPEGPPRSGEEVKAKQKKNKPASLKLQGIKDLIQEKKNKKVQQQVSPHEATPPLRESSHQKLKNLMNSRGMAKVKRSVDDDHGLPSSDSSDATISIQRRGKAKVQEGMAQKTSSSAASFAKAKEPDEQRQDGAGMGFSSALASKKQKESMEKEQLGSTNLFEKFLLNFEAKDRVLRRQTVHVLNSSTETRGEHKMKAAKAEKRIRPVKEVVQNRLELEKAHKEFKGPEGSQPTNSPAEAEDRPSRLDHSPEGKEAAESAKDQVKGRPEGPTEKKDEKHDEVPGRIRTTTTPEDVWERKGRLEEVRSDRLEKKVPAASPEPAEELLAPAAGRWKEKKRKQEDGEPRLYIACDDSRETREPTLNTGKLGGGYTHSCPGRNSSQTFTVNQGWTLELVT, encoded by the exons ACTACACCTCGGACGATGATACCTGGGAGCCAGAGTCTCACCTGGAGGATTGCCGAGAGGTGCTCCTCGCCTACCGGAGGAGGCTGGCCGAGGTCAAGAAGGAGGCCCCTGGA GTGGAGAAAGCACAGGCAGTAGGCTGTAGTGCAGGGCAGAGCCTTCGCCTGCTGACAGACACACCCCAGGGTATTGTGGGAACCCATCAGCTGCAGGAGAAGGAGGAAGAGGTCACAGGCCCACACCGTGGGTCATGCAGGGACCCACTCCTACAG AAGCTGCCGATGAAGAGTGACCTGTTTGATGCAGACTCGGAGAGTGAGGGTGGCAGGAGTAAGAGGGATGAATCTCCACccaaaaagaagaagaaaaagaagaagtcAAAAGCAGATGCCGAGGATGTGACCatagagaagaagaagaagcggcGGAAGGAGAAGGAGCGCTGGAAGCCGCTGCCGGGACCCGAGTCCGACGGCAACGAGTCGGAGGTGGTGGAGAATGAACCAGTTCTACCTTCAGCACCATTAAAAAGGACTGTCCAAACCAAGAAGAGGCCTCTTGTGtctgatgaagatgatgaagaggaagagaTCACTGGTGCATCAAAACGGCAGACAAAAGACAAGGCCAAAGATGGAGGCAAAGGCAAGAAGGAGGTCCGGGCAGAGATCAAAAAGAAGAAGAGCAGGAGGAAAGATGAGCAGAACGTGCCCCGTGTGGAGGACGAAGAGGAGGCGGCTTTGGCGGTGCGGGCTGAGGAAGACTTGAACAGTGAAGCACCATCTgagtcagccagcatgcagacTGATGATACGACTGCCACAGAGAGCTGTGAGCCCCCTGAAGGACCCCCCAGGTCAGGGGAGGAGGTGAAGGCCaagcaaaaaaagaacaagCCTGCAAGCCTAAAGTTGCAGGGCATCAAGGACCTCATCCAGGAGAAGAAGAACAAGAAGGTGCAGCAACAGGTGTCACCACATGAGGCCACACCTCCACTGAGGGAGTCCAGTCATCAGAAGCTAAAGAACCTGATGAATAGTCGGGGCATGGCGAAGGTGAAGCGGAGCGTGGACGATGACCATGGACTGCCATCTTCCGATTCTAGCGATGCCACTATCTCCATCCAGCGAAGGGGGAAAGCCAAAGTGCAGGAGGGCATGGCTCAGAAGACAAGCTCTTCTGCAGCTAGTTTTGCCAAGGCCAAGGAACCAGATGAGCAGAGGCAAGACGGAGCTGGGATGGGCTTTAGTTCAGCCCTggcttcaaaaaagcagaaggaGAGCATGGAAAAGGAGCAGTTGGGGTCCACCAATCTCTTTGAAAAGTTTCTGTTGAACTTTGAGGCCAAGGACCGGGTGCTCAGGAGACAGACGGTCCACGTGCTGAATTCAAGCACGGAGACACGAGGAGAGCACAAGATGAAG GCTGCAAAGGCAGAGAAGAGAATAAGGCCAGTGAAGGAGGTGGTGCAGAATAGGTTGGAACTAGAGAAAGCCCATAAGGAGTTCAAGGGTCCAGAGG GTTCACAGCCAACAAACAGCCCAGCGGAGGCAGAGGACAGGCCAAGCAGATTAGACCATTCACCAGAGGGCAAGGAGGCAGCTGAGAGTGCAAAGGACCAGGTGAAGGGCAGGCCTGAGGGCCCCACAGAAAAAAAGGACGAGAAGCACGACGAGGTGCCAGGACGGATCAGAACCACCACCACACCGGAGGATGTCTGGGAGAGGAAGGGAAGGTTGGAAGAGGTGAGGAGCGATCGCTTGGAGAAGAAGGTGCCAGCAGCGTCACCAGAACCAGCAGAAGAGTTATTAGCTCCGGCAGCGGGAAGGTGGAAGGAGAAGAAAAGGAAGCAGGAAGATGGCGAGCCACGCCTCTACATCGCCTGCGATGACAGTCGGGAGACACGGGAACCGACCCTGAACACTGGTAAGCTTGGGGGGGGGTATACTCATAGCTGCCCTGGCCGGAACAGCAGTCAGACTTTCACTGTTAACCAGGGATGGACACTCGAGTTGGTGACTTGA